The Tripterygium wilfordii isolate XIE 37 chromosome 21, ASM1340144v1, whole genome shotgun sequence genome segment CAATGCTTATTCCGCAAAAGACTTTTTCTCCTTCTATTGTGATAGTGTTTTCTAGATAGTCTTCATTAAATCATTTTAAGGAGTAAAAGAAGTCCAGGAAAGAAAATGGGTCTTCAGGGCTGcatttttttagtttcttgAGTCTAATTTTCCCCAGAATCGTAGAAAGTGGTTTGTTTTGTTCACAATAAGTCAGCCGATAAGCAGTTATCAATCACTGTAAATCCCAAACGACATTCTGAGTCTTAAACTCTCACTTTCCAGATCTTCAATTATCATTCAACCTAGAAAACAGTTTAAGACTCACTCTTTGTAGTTGATATAAATCATCCTCAATATTCTGATATAATTAAACTTAGAAGTTCAACAAAGTCAGTACATTCTTCATGGCTTCTTCAGGATCAATGCTTTTCCTTGCTTGCTTTGTTTTCATTCTAAATAATGTTGATCCTGCAGTTGCTCAGCTACCAATGCTGTACAAGGATTTCCTAAACAAGGGGAACTACACCAAAAATAGCACCTATCAGACTAACCTCAACCGCCTCCTCTCCTCTATCTACACCAAAAATGAAATAGACTATCACTTCTACAATTTTTCATATGGATAAAATGCCCATAAGCTTTATTCAATTGCACTTCGTAGACCAGACATAGCTCCAGATGTTTGTCGCGAATGCATAAAAAAATGCTAGTGAAGCCCTCACTGCAATCTCTCCCAAATTCATGGAGGCAGTTGGAGGTTATGATTTATGTATATTACGATATGCAAACTGCAACATATTTCACCTCATGGAAGGAGGACCTTACTTTTGGGTCTATAGTGAAAATAATGTCTTGGATGTAGCTGGGTTCAATAGGTCAGTGTTTACCTTGTTGGATAGGCTCCCAGATCAAGATACAACCGGAAATTCTCAAAGACAGTATGCCATGGGAGAATTAGCAAGGCCGGACCTTCAACCAATATATGCTCTTATGCAATGTACTCCGGatttaatcaaattaaattCTTATTTTTGCAGGGAAGGAAAGCCATGCATCTAAGACCGTCATTATTATCGTCATTGCAGTTGTGGTTTTTTTGGTATTGGTTATCGTCGTGATCTTCTTCTACTTAGTAAGAGTACAGAAACCAAAAACAGAAATCATAAGCTGCTTGAatctatttttaaaaaaatagtttgaagatacctttttctttgtgttGTCTTTGACTAGTTCTTTTGTTGAAGCAGCTGATGAAATCAAAACCATGGAATCCTTGCAATACGACTTTAGCTTCATTAGAGCTCTAACAGATAAATTCTCTGAAGCTAATAAGCTTGGAGAAGGTGGTTTTGGACCTGTATACAAGgcaagtaaaaaaaattgatcatcaATCACAATAAGTCAGATTAATCCAAAATGAAGGTAGAGAAGGTCCGGCCTTGCTAACAACCTTGCCATTCcaaaatctgaaaattttggaTTCAATTCTGAATCAACATAATGTTGCTtggtttaggtaaagaagtccacGAGCAATGCCCCTGGTGATTTTGTATCGCATTTCCCAATCCAGTATAGCACGCTTCATTGGATCTAGAAGTTCACAAGATTGTTACAGTTTGTGGATATCGAACATCAACAAGGGAGGGGTTACAACACAGCATGTGTTCATGTTTTGCTTATTGTCTAGGTTTTAGTTACTATTTTGGTAGAGAAGAAAATTTGTGGCCTACTAAAACACGCATCCCCTTTACCAAAATCTGACCAGGAGAACGGAACTCAAAATCAAAGCAGATAGATGTAAAAGTATGTACCAAATATAAAGTGATTGAGACTTGAGTTTCATCACAAACTCGTAGATAAGAAGTCTTTCATTTCCTCTCAAGCAGAGGCCAAGAAGCCTGACCAGATTCCTGTATTGAAGATTAGTCATTAACAACACCTCATTCTTATATTCTCCTTCCCCTTGACTCAGAATGTCTAGATAGCCTCTTCACAGCTATTTGTTGTCCATCTGCTATTTGATATAACATCCTTCACATGCGTCCATGGAAACGTACCTTGAAAACGACACCAAATCCCCCTTGTCCAAGCTTATTTGCCTCAGCAAAGTTATCTGTTGCAGCTCTAATTGTCCCAAATTTAAATTGCAAGGTTTTATGATTGTCATCAACATCTTTACAAACAGAAGGTTGAGGCACTAAAGATTTTCTATcgtttttctaattttctttcaAGCAGAAACATGAATCAAAGCATtttttcaaaactgaatttcgTTCTCCAGCCTGACCTTCCTCCTCCttctagggaaaaaaaaaagatgcaagCAACAGCCACAAGTGCAATGACGGTAAATGTAGGAACTACAATAGCTACAATTGTTTGATGATTAATGCTTCCATCATCTGCCAAGGCCAGTAATGTGTTCCAATTACCTATGTTAGAAGATGATCTACATTTTATTCATATAGAAATTGGGCATTTGAGGAACAGACATACCATTTATACTTGTTGTATTGGTTGACCCTGGAGGAGATGGTGCAGGAGGATCAGCAGTGGTAGAATTATAGAAGGGATACAAGTTCCACCGAAAAATACAACTAGGTCTTCTAACAAAACCTCCTTGCTTCTTATGGCAACATCTATAAAAGTAACCCACATTTTCTTTCAGGCAATAGCTGCAATCACTGCGAGAAACATCTGGAGTGCACTGCCAGGAGAACCCCATTGAAGCTTCATTCAATTTCACTTCTCCAGTAGCAAAAGCCTGGAAACCCCGTTGAAGCTCTCTCGACAAGTCTGTCCATGAAACCCTCCCATATCTGATCAAAATCTGTTAGATTCAAATTTATGCTCCCCAGAATATTACCAACATAAATAGGATTTAGCTCAAGGTTTCCTGTAACGGGAGAGAGGAGCAACGAAGCTTTAGAACATGAACATCAGAAGTAAAAGGCCATTCCTCAAGAATTTGGACCCCAAGCCCATCGAGAAACAGGTGTATAAAAGGCTTGGCCCAAGAAGGCTCTCAACATTATTCCGGGCTAGCCCATCAGTTGTTGTCGCTCTGATTTCCCTGgtgtccaaactccaaacaatCTCCACAAATTTAAAATCTTGTAGTTGGTTAATAGAATATGTTATTAGTTAACATTCTCCGTCATATTCCATAATCCACTATGGCTCTGTTTGGCAGAGTGAAAagcttgattttcaatgctagcggaaatgctgtaaaaaatatgctgagcttaaagct includes the following:
- the LOC119989078 gene encoding cysteine-rich receptor-like protein kinase 11 isoform X2 produces the protein MGFSWQCTPDVSRSDCSYCLKENVGYFYRCCHKKQGGFVRRPSCIFRWNLYPFYNSTTADPPAPSPPGSTNTTSINGPKPPSPSLLASENLSVRALMKLKSYCKDSMVLISSAASTKELVKDNTKKKMLSGIKLSD
- the LOC119989078 gene encoding putative cysteine-rich receptor-like protein kinase 30 isoform X3, with translation MGFSWQCTPDVSRSDCSYCLKENVGYFYRCCHKKQGGFVRRPSCIFRWNLYPFYNSTTADPPAPSPPGSTNTTSINDDGSINHQTIVAIVVPTFTVIALVAVACIFFFSLEGGGRSGWRTKFSFEKML
- the LOC119989078 gene encoding cysteine-rich receptor-like protein kinase 11 isoform X1, with product MGFSWQCTPDVSRSDCSYCLKENVGYFYRCCHKKQGGFVRRPSCIFRWNLYPFYNSTTADPPAPSPPGSTNTTSINGPKPPSPSLLASENLSVRALMKLKSYCKDSMVLISSAASTKELVKDNTKKKAQNHLVQAY